The region TAAACATTAACCTGAATTAACTGCTcgtattaaaaatattaaaaataaaaagtaaagataaggtgaaaaaaaataaaaataacaactGTATCACATATAATTTTCATGCACAACTTTATAAACAtaatttgtttatttatttacaCTGATTATCTTTTTCAAACCTATTTTCTATCTTAACAATAAAATTAATATCATTTATCTTAAAAAAGGGGAACAATTATATTATGATATTTTACacataaatattcaaataatgaaGTTTATTATTTACGTGGCAAAAGTTAAAAATCAATGTCATTCAGAAAAAGTTATATTTATTTGCcaaataataattttgaatgatttagaattttcagatatattaattatttatatataaattagTGAGATTTGTGAAATGATTCCTTGGTTTTATTATGACATAATAACTACTTATGCTGCATTGGTGGTTGCAAATTAGAACCAGCCCTTCTGGTTCTTAACCGCCATCCATACATATATGCAAATACTTAATTTTTTTGGAATAAGACAATATACTCACTCTTTTCAAATCTTACGAACCCTAATTTGtctattcaaattttatttacGATCCAAATCGAATTTGGTGCAGCTTAAATCAATCCCTCAGTTTCAGGTAATTTCCTACGCCTCCTATTTGCGTCTCTGTATATATGTATTGCATCTATTATTGTAATTCGTAATGTTTGTATTTTGTTGTGCCTTCTGTGAATCGTTCAATTATATTTGGGGCCTCTTTATTGATTGACATACCTGTATATGGTTTAGGGAGCTTTTTGTGTTTTCTAGGGTTTTAAATACTACTTTGAGTGGAACCCCCATTATTTCTGTTTTTTCTCCGTTAAATTTGATTTACCTTGATAAAGTAGTAACTCAATTTTGGCCTGAGGGTGTTGATTTATAGAGGTTTCACTGTATTgtgttttttatttttccttGCAGAAGTTTGCGATTTTGATAGTTAGAATATATTAGGGTTGAAAAATGGATGATGATCAGGAGATGGAGAAGTTTGGAATGGAGAATGATTTCGAAGGGGGACAGTATATAGGGGGTGAATTTTACTATGCTAGGCGTAAGGAAAAGCGAGCTCAGACAAAAGATGATGTGCTTTATGGTGTATTTGCGTCTgatgatagtgattctgatgattaCGGTTCTAAGAAGAAGAAGCGGAAAAATGACCTGTCTAGAAAAGCAGACCTCAGCAAGCCTGTTAGTTTTGTGTCCACTGGCTCTGTAATGCCCAGTCAAGAAATTGATAAAAAATCAGAGGAAGAAAATAATGATCAGTACGATGACAGGCCTGCTGGTTTAGGGCTTGGTGCATCTGGATTCAATTCCTCTGGGCTTGGTATTAGTTCAAACGGAAAGGGAAAGGcagctgaagaagaagaaaaagtgGAAGTTGACAAAGAGGAAGATTATTTGCCAACATCATTTGGGCGGAAAATCAAAGAAGGTGCACAGTTGCGGCGAGAGAAGGAAAAAGAGAAGTCGAAAATAAACCAGAAATCATCCCAAGGGGGGAGGAAGGAATTAAACAACCAGGGAAACCTTGGTCAATTTGAAAAACACACCAAAGGGATAGGTATGAAGTTGCTTGAAAAAATGGGTTACAAAGGAGGTGGGCTTGGGAAAAATGAACAAGGGATTGTGGCACCTGTTGAGGCAAAGTTACGGCCTCAAAAAATGGGTATGGGTTATAATGAATACAAGGAAGCTACTTTGCCTACATTGAAGGAACTAGAAGAGAAGAAGTCTTTACCTGATGTGAAGGCCTCAGAAAATCGATCTAAAGAGAAACTCTGGTCTAAGCAAGCACAAtctaagaagaagaagaagaattatGTCACTGCCGAAGAATTACTGGCAAAGAAAGAAGAGCAGGGACTAGAAGTTGTTCAAAAGGTGTTCGATATGAGGGGACCACAGGTTCGAATCTTGACAAACTTGGAGAACTTGAATGCTGAAGAGAAGGCAAGAGAAAATGATATCCCAATGCCTGAACTTCAGCACAATGTCAGATTAATTGTTGATTTAGCTGAGCTTGATATACAAAAGTTAGATCGAGATTTGAGAAATGAGAGGGAGACGGTGGTCAGTTTGCAGCAGGAAAAGGAAAGGCTTAACAAAGAGGTTGTAAACCAAAAGAAGCAGCTAGATAATATGGAGGAGATAGTTGCCGTCTTGGATACTATAGGCAACGAAAACTTGTCAGGAATGTTGACATTGACCTCTCTTGCAAAGTCATTTGGGAACTTGCAAAGGCAATATGCTGACGATTACAAACTGTGCAACTTGTCTTGCATTGCATGTTCGTTTGCTATGCCTTTGTTTATAAGGGTGTTTCAGGGTTGGGACCCACTACAGAATCCAACACATGGTTTGGAGGTTATATCCTTGTGGAAGAACctattgcaaggtgatctcacTGATCCTGGTTCACCTTACACACAGCTAATAATGGAAGTTGTTTTCCCAGCTGTTAGGATATCTGGAACTAATACTTGGCAAGCAAGGGAACCAGAACCGATGCTACGGTTTTTGGAGTCTTGGGAGGAGCTGCTTCCTATTCCCGTTAGGCAAACCATATTGGACAATGTGATCATGCCTAAGTTGTCAGCTGCTATTGATTCGTGGGATCCTCGCAGGGAAACAATTCCGATTCATCTTTGGGTGCATCCGTGGTTACCATGGTTACGTCAGAAGTTGGAGATCTTCTACCACACAATCCGTATCCGACTGGAAAGTGTTCTTCATGCTTGGCAGCCTGATGATATATCTGCTTTCTGTATATTGTCACCTTGGAAGACTGTTTTTGATTCAGCCAGCTGGGAGCAATTAATGGTCCGATTTATCATCCCAAAGTTGTTGACTGTCATGCATGAATTTCAAGTGAATCCAGCCAACCAGAATCTCGACAAGTTCTACTTGGTTAGGACATGGGCTGCTGCTATTCCCATTACCCATATGCTTCATTTAATGGATGTATTTTTCAACAAGTGGCAAGAAGTTCTGTACCACTGGTTGTGCTCTCGCCCAAACTTCGAAGAAGTTACCAGCTGGTATGTAGGTTGGAAGGAGCTTATCCCTTCTGAACTTTTGGCAAATGAACATATTCGATACCGGCTTAATGTGGGCCTGGAGATGATGAACCGAGCTTTTGAGGGCATAGAGGTGGTACAACCTGGTATGAGAGAGAACATCAATAATCATAGGCCGCCAGAGCAAAGACAGTTTGGGGCTCAGCAACAAGCAGCCTATAATGCTCAACAAGCTTCTGCTATTCCAGTTAGTGCAACACAAATGGGGGGTATGAGTGGTGGAAATGAGATGAGCTTGAAAGATGTTATCGAGTTTCATGCGCAGCAGAATGGATTGTTGTTTAAGCCTAAACCTGGCAGAATGCAAGATGGTCATCAGATATATGGCTTTGGTAATGTAAGCATTATAATTGACTCTCTCAACCAGAAGGTATTTGCACAAACTGAGGAGAGGTGGGCCTTGGTGTCACTTGACCAGCTTCCTGAGTTACATAATCGTTCTGTTCCAAGGCGACGTTAGAATTTTTGACTCGAGTGGTGTATTTAATCATGGTTGTCAACGATTTGCTGTTACATCAGACTGTAAACTGGGCCAAGATTAGATTTTGGATAAGAGTGAGAAAAATGCCATCATTTGAGGTTAGTTTTATAATTTATTCAACCTCTGGCGCGGTGCTTGTATTTTGTTGTTCTGGTTTTTGTTGCAATTCATGGTAGTTACTGTAAACTGGAGCAAGATTATCATTTGTATAAGATTGATAATGCTATCATTTGAGGTTAGTTTTTTTTTCCCAAGACTAATTTATTCAAACTCAAGCGCAGTGCTTGTAGTTTATTGTTCTGGTTTTTGTTGCAACTCATGCTAGTGACACCTCAACATTTCTTTATATTTTGCTGACCTTAGCTTTAACGGCAATATATAATGTTGGTGAGTTAAATTAACTATTAGTTTCAGGTATGCTGAGTATAACATTACTTGGTGGATATTTTAATCTTCTTGTATTTTTTGGAATAACTTTTGCTTTGCTTTTGACGTCTATACATGCGCTTCTTGAGCCATTTTGTTATGAGTGGTTAAAAAGACTATGTTACATTAGTGCAACTGTACTCTCTGTCTTCTGGTTTTCCCTATTATTGTGATGAAGGTTGTGTATCTTTTTATCTATTAGGCAAGTGTTTCATCCAAATTGACGAATTTATGTAGTGTTCAGTGTACTTGTTCGTATGATATTTAACAATGAATTCTCATATATACTTGTAGTATACATTCTGCAATTTAGGCTAGTATCTATCTTGTATATAATAAGGTCGTTCTTGGCACAAAAGTCAAGGGTTTATTTGTTAGTCTTAAGGTCATGTGTTGAAACAGCCTCTCTATGGAAAACAAAGGGTTTGCTTTTGTTGGAACCTGCCATGTCGTTACATGGAGCTGTGCACCATCTTTATCTTTTCCCATCCATCTGTGTTGGGCTACCTGTTCCTGCCTCAAAATAGATCCTTAAAAGAATGTTCTCTTTGCTACAAAGACTGGCTTCCAATAAAAAGAATGTTTTTTGGGCTTTTGGCCATCTGCCTATGAGATTGATCCGACCTCAAATGACCTGATAGGTGTGTATTGTTCTCTGATTCGTATATCAATTTAAAGGATTCCTGGACTCCTTTTTAATTGGAATATCCAACTGAATGTCTCCCAGAGGAAGGAGCTTCAAGGAACCTGATGCGATTTATCAAAGTGCATTTCACCTTATTAAGTAAAGCAAAGAAAAATCATAAACTGAAATGTTTTAGTATTTAAAGATATGACACTATAGCTAAACCCCTTGTTTCTGTCTTGTTGAACATCTGTTTGAATATTTGGCCATATAGGTCCAAAATATCACCATCTATTCTGTTCTCTGTCTTGTTTCCATTCATTACTCATCCTGTGTGAACATATAATCAGACTGACGAACACTTCTTATACTGCCATTTTTAAACCGGGATCTCTTCTACATATTTTGCTTATTATACCATGTTCCATAAATTGTACGGTAGAGGTTTACAAATTAACTGGTTTGATGTCAGGATCTGCACTATATTAATATACTGTATTGGTAGTAGTCTGGCTGTGTTAGTAAACTGTGTAAAGGGTAGAATGGTCTTTGTACTGTATTTTAAGTTTAGACTAGTATAAATAGAGTACGAGGATCTGTAATTCATTATGCTTTATGAAATATTGAGAAATGGGAATTAGTTTTCCACCAATCTCTTCATCTCTCTAGAATTCTGTTATTCTTTCTCTCTTTATAACTGATTTTCTCTCTAGGTTACTTCTCTCTCTAGAAATCTATCAATTCTGCTTGTTTATGTGCTAATCTATGCTATTCTAGCCTCCATTTCTCTGTTTTCTTACTTGTTTCACTGTTTTCTACCTTATAAATCCTAGAAAATACCAAAAACATTTAAAAACTCACAAAAATTCTAAGTCAGAACCCCTAGTTCCTGACaaattggtattagagcttagATTTGATCAATCCATTGCTTTTATGTTGTTGTGCACACCAATCCGAGTGGAACGAGCTCAGAATCTTTGTAATTTCAGCACAAAGATCTGGACATGAATATTCTGTCAAATCAGGTGTTGATCTAGCTTTAACCTAAGTTACCCGGACTCTTCAATTATGCCCTTACACCCGTGTCCATCGGACATGACATGGGTGTGGTTATGGgatctgagttggatccttcgaATGGAAACCGGACACTTTGACGACCTCAAAGATTCTAGTTGAAAATGATTTACAAGGCCTCACAAAAACTTTATCCTCTTAATTACAGGAAGGGATGTCTATAGATTACTATTTACGTTATGCTTTTAATTTATGTTATTAGTATGTCATAAACAATTATGTATGTGTTTACTTTTTGGTAGAAGACACAAATTTACAAATGTAATGTATAAAAAGTAGGCATAATTTCGCTTGTGTGAAGGATATATGCGAATCCCCGCACCCGTGTCCAATTTTGGATCCATGTCCACGAATCCTAAGTTTTTTAAAACTACGAGTCTGACACTTGGATCGGCACCCGTATCTGACACCCGTACCCGAGTCCGGGTAACTTAGGTTTTAACTCTCAGATTTGTTGATTTTCTGTTGTTATTAGCTAGTTGAGAAGTAGTTACAGTTGTTTACTGCTTATTTAGTTGTTAGTAAAATCAGTTGAGATTATATAGAATAGTACAAAAATAGCAAGTTCATTACAGTTTTGCTGTTGCTAATAGTGCAATTACTGTTTTGATAGCTATACTGTAGTGATTGGATTTGAGGAGGTTGAGTACCGGTATCTGTATTTTTATTGGTGAATTGTGTTTGTGTGCTGTTGTAGTGAGGTTTTAGATTGAAATTGGAGAATTGTATGTTCAGTGACTGCAAGGTATTTGAAATTTGGTGTGTAATTTTGTGTTGCTGCTGTAAAGAGGAGTGTTTCTGAGTAGTAAAATACAATGCCTTCAAGGTGTTTGAGGAATTGTCGGTGAGAGTTGATTATGTGAATTGCTGGTATTGTAATTGAAGATTGTGTACTTCTGTGTTTAACTGATAGAATTGTTATGGTATTGTGTGTGATTGAGGTATGCCTGGTTATCTACTGTGTAATAGTAATTGTGCACACCAGGTGTTTGTGTGAAGATCTGTGAGTACACTTACCAGTAATGCTCACTTTAGTAGGTTTTACAAAGTAAGTGAAATTGAGTGGTGAGACCCTAGAAGAGTAAGGTTTTGACTATTGAAGTTGGGGAAGTTGGCCTTTATTACATCAATTATGAAAAAGGAAAATGATAGAACCTGCAATGAGATGATGCAAGAGTTTTATCAACAACTTCTCTGTTCCAAGGAAAAGACTGGTAGGAGATTTCAGGAATTGGAGAAATTACTAAAAGTAGCAGCTAAACAGATGGAGGTGTTGAAGAAGAGAAAAGCTGCTA is a window of Apium graveolens cultivar Ventura chromosome 11, ASM990537v1, whole genome shotgun sequence DNA encoding:
- the LOC141697020 gene encoding septin and tuftelin-interacting protein 1 homolog 1, whose translation is MDDDQEMEKFGMENDFEGGQYIGGEFYYARRKEKRAQTKDDVLYGVFASDDSDSDDYGSKKKKRKNDLSRKADLSKPVSFVSTGSVMPSQEIDKKSEEENNDQYDDRPAGLGLGASGFNSSGLGISSNGKGKAAEEEEKVEVDKEEDYLPTSFGRKIKEGAQLRREKEKEKSKINQKSSQGGRKELNNQGNLGQFEKHTKGIGMKLLEKMGYKGGGLGKNEQGIVAPVEAKLRPQKMGMGYNEYKEATLPTLKELEEKKSLPDVKASENRSKEKLWSKQAQSKKKKKNYVTAEELLAKKEEQGLEVVQKVFDMRGPQVRILTNLENLNAEEKARENDIPMPELQHNVRLIVDLAELDIQKLDRDLRNERETVVSLQQEKERLNKEVVNQKKQLDNMEEIVAVLDTIGNENLSGMLTLTSLAKSFGNLQRQYADDYKLCNLSCIACSFAMPLFIRVFQGWDPLQNPTHGLEVISLWKNLLQGDLTDPGSPYTQLIMEVVFPAVRISGTNTWQAREPEPMLRFLESWEELLPIPVRQTILDNVIMPKLSAAIDSWDPRRETIPIHLWVHPWLPWLRQKLEIFYHTIRIRLESVLHAWQPDDISAFCILSPWKTVFDSASWEQLMVRFIIPKLLTVMHEFQVNPANQNLDKFYLVRTWAAAIPITHMLHLMDVFFNKWQEVLYHWLCSRPNFEEVTSWYVGWKELIPSELLANEHIRYRLNVGLEMMNRAFEGIEVVQPGMRENINNHRPPEQRQFGAQQQAAYNAQQASAIPVSATQMGGMSGGNEMSLKDVIEFHAQQNGLLFKPKPGRMQDGHQIYGFGNVSIIIDSLNQKVFAQTEERWALVSLDQLPELHNRSVPRRR